The Pseudomonas azadiae genome contains a region encoding:
- a CDS encoding M16 family metallopeptidase: MNALARRAAGLLLSTVCLPLSALAADPQPTHEFTLDNGLKVVVREDHRAPVVVSQVWYKVGSSYETPGQTGLSHALEHMMFKGSAKVGPGEASLILRDLGAEENAFTSDDYTAYYQVLARDRLGVAFELEADRMASLRLPADEFSREIEVIKEERRLRTDDNPMSKAYERFKAMAFPASGYHTPTIGWMADLDRMKVEELRHWYQSWYVPNNATLVVVGDVTPDEVKNLAQRYFGPIPKRDVPPAKIPMELAEPGERQLTMHVQTQLPSVILGFNVPGLATAEDKRSVQALRLISALLDGGYSARISEQLERGEELVSAASTNYDAYTRGDTLFMLSATPNQQKKKTVAQAEAGLWRLLDELKAKPPTAEELERIRAQVIAGLVYQRDSITSQATAIGSLETVGLSWKLMDTELADLQSVTPEDIQKAARTYFTRERLSVAHVLPLETAHE; this comes from the coding sequence ATGAATGCTCTAGCCCGCCGCGCCGCAGGCCTGCTGCTCAGCACAGTTTGTCTGCCCCTTTCAGCTTTGGCTGCCGACCCACAACCCACCCATGAATTCACCCTCGACAACGGCCTCAAGGTCGTCGTGCGCGAAGACCATCGCGCGCCGGTGGTGGTGTCTCAGGTCTGGTACAAGGTCGGCTCGAGCTACGAAACCCCGGGCCAGACCGGCTTATCCCACGCCCTGGAGCACATGATGTTCAAGGGCAGCGCCAAGGTTGGCCCAGGCGAAGCCTCGCTGATCCTGCGCGATCTGGGCGCCGAAGAGAACGCCTTCACCAGCGACGACTACACCGCCTATTACCAGGTGCTGGCCCGCGACCGCCTGGGCGTCGCCTTCGAACTGGAAGCCGACCGCATGGCCAGCCTGCGCCTGCCGGCCGACGAGTTCAGCCGCGAGATCGAGGTGATCAAGGAGGAGCGCCGCCTGCGCACCGACGACAATCCGATGTCCAAGGCCTATGAGCGTTTCAAGGCCATGGCCTTCCCCGCCAGCGGCTATCACACGCCGACCATCGGCTGGATGGCCGACCTTGACCGCATGAAAGTCGAGGAGCTGCGCCACTGGTACCAATCCTGGTACGTGCCGAACAACGCCACCCTGGTGGTGGTCGGCGACGTCACCCCGGACGAGGTGAAAAACCTGGCCCAGCGCTACTTTGGCCCGATCCCCAAGCGTGACGTACCGCCGGCCAAGATCCCGATGGAGCTGGCCGAGCCCGGCGAGCGCCAGTTGACGATGCATGTGCAGACCCAACTGCCGAGCGTGATCCTGGGCTTTAACGTACCGGGCCTGGCCACCGCCGAAGACAAACGCTCGGTGCAGGCCCTGCGCCTGATCTCAGCCTTGTTGGACGGTGGTTACAGCGCGCGTATCTCCGAGCAACTGGAGCGCGGTGAAGAGCTGGTCTCCGCCGCCTCGACCAACTACGACGCTTACACCCGTGGCGACACGCTGTTCATGCTCAGCGCCACCCCCAACCAGCAGAAGAAGAAAACCGTCGCCCAAGCCGAAGCCGGCCTGTGGCGCCTGCTGGATGAGTTGAAAGCCAAGCCGCCGACCGCCGAGGAACTGGAGCGCATCCGCGCCCAGGTCATTGCCGGCCTGGTCTACCAGCGTGACTCCATTACCAGCCAGGCCACGGCCATCGGCTCGCTGGAAACCGTCGGCCTGTCCTGGAAACTGATGGACACTGAACTTGCCGACCTGCAAAGCGTGACCCCGGAAGATATCCAGAAAGCCGCGCGCACCTATTTCACCCGCGAACGTCTCAGCGTCGCCCATGTCCTGCCCCTGGAGACCGCTCATGAGTGA
- a CDS encoding sulfurtransferase: MPLAQLISPQQLAERQKAGGVVILDCRFALEDPDYGRCSYAEGHIEGAQHADLERHLSGPVTKGVTGRHPLPAADTFLRQLRAWGISADTEVVLYDDGPGAYAARAWWLLVWLGKRDGVFVLDGGLKAWHAAGFPLSLDTPVVEPGTFAGTPDNRLLLDAEHLQKRLGQPGLTLIDARTQPRFRGEVEPIDPIAGHIPGAQCAAFNENLGSDGRFLPADQLKQRFAAQLQGRSPDELVAYCGSGVTACHNLFALSLAGYPLGKLYAGSWSEWITDPQRAIATGD, from the coding sequence ATGCCGCTTGCCCAACTGATCAGCCCCCAGCAACTGGCCGAGCGCCAGAAGGCGGGCGGGGTGGTGATCCTGGATTGCCGTTTTGCCCTGGAAGACCCGGACTACGGGCGCTGCAGCTATGCCGAGGGGCATATCGAGGGCGCACAGCATGCTGACCTGGAGCGCCACCTCAGTGGGCCGGTCACCAAGGGCGTGACCGGTCGCCACCCGTTGCCTGCTGCAGATACCTTTCTTCGGCAATTGCGGGCCTGGGGCATCAGCGCCGACACCGAGGTGGTGCTGTATGACGACGGTCCTGGCGCTTATGCCGCCAGGGCCTGGTGGCTGCTGGTCTGGCTGGGCAAGCGTGATGGCGTGTTTGTGCTCGATGGTGGGCTCAAGGCTTGGCACGCCGCGGGCTTCCCGCTGAGCCTGGATACGCCGGTTGTTGAGCCTGGGACCTTCGCCGGTACGCCGGACAATCGCCTGCTTCTGGATGCCGAACACCTGCAAAAACGCCTGGGCCAGCCGGGATTGACGCTGATCGATGCACGCACCCAGCCGCGTTTTCGCGGCGAAGTGGAGCCCATTGACCCGATAGCCGGGCATATTCCCGGTGCGCAATGCGCGGCGTTCAACGAAAACTTGGGCAGTGACGGCCGCTTTCTGCCGGCAGACCAGCTCAAGCAGCGCTTCGCCGCCCAACTGCAGGGCCGTTCGCCGGATGAATTGGTGGCGTATTGCGGTTCCGGCGTGACGGCATGCCACAACTTGTTCGCCCTGAGCTTGGCGGGGTATCCGTTGGGCAAGTTGTATGCGGGGTCGTGGAGTGAGTGGATTACTGATCCACAGCGGGCGATTGCTACCGGCGACTGA
- a CDS encoding TetR/AcrR family transcriptional regulator has product MAPRVKTSERIVQTSLELFNEQGERSVSTNHIAAHMEISPGNLYYHFPNKQAIIAVLFREYEALVDKFLRPPQGRAVTVEDKRFYLQAVLAGMWRYRFLHRDLEHLLESDPELATGYRRFSQRCLTQGGAIYQGFVDAGILDMDPVQTEALTLNAWIILTSWVRFLCTTNENSTHLSAEAIKRGVYQVLVLEAGFVTPQAKEAVDALFKEFYVPLNQALEEVK; this is encoded by the coding sequence ATGGCACCGCGAGTAAAGACCAGCGAGCGCATTGTGCAAACCAGCCTGGAGCTTTTTAACGAGCAGGGCGAGCGCAGCGTGAGCACCAATCACATTGCCGCCCACATGGAAATTTCGCCGGGTAACCTGTACTACCACTTCCCCAACAAGCAGGCGATCATCGCCGTGCTGTTTCGCGAATACGAAGCCCTGGTGGACAAGTTCCTGCGCCCGCCCCAGGGCCGCGCGGTCACCGTCGAAGACAAGCGCTTCTACCTGCAAGCCGTGCTGGCCGGCATGTGGCGCTACCGCTTCCTGCACCGCGACCTTGAACATCTGCTGGAAAGCGACCCGGAGCTGGCCACCGGCTATCGGCGCTTTTCCCAGCGCTGCCTGACCCAGGGCGGCGCGATCTATCAAGGGTTTGTCGATGCGGGCATCCTCGATATGGACCCGGTGCAAACCGAGGCCCTGACCCTCAATGCCTGGATTATCCTCACCTCCTGGGTACGGTTCTTGTGCACCACCAATGAAAACTCCACGCATTTGAGCGCCGAGGCGATCAAGCGCGGGGTCTACCAGGTGCTGGTGCTGGAGGCCGGGTTTGTCACGCCCCAGGCCAAAGAAGCGGTGGACGCATTGTTCAAAGAGTTTTACGTGCCGTTGAATCAGGCATTGGAAGAAGTGAAGTAG
- the ftsE gene encoding cell division ATP-binding protein FtsE, whose translation MIRFEQVGKRYANGHVGLHELSFRVRRGEFLFVTGHSGAGKSTLLRLLLAMERPTTGKLLLAGQDLATISNAQIPFLRRQIGVVFQNHQLLFDRTVFNNIALPLQILGLSKAEIVKRVDSALERVALSDKTDLYPGDLSTGQQQRVGIARAIVHRPALLLADEPTGNLDPRLAAEIMGVFEDINRLGTSVLIASHDLALIARMRHRMLTLQRGRLIGDGEAGV comes from the coding sequence ATGATTCGATTCGAACAGGTCGGTAAACGCTACGCCAACGGGCATGTGGGCTTGCATGAGCTGAGCTTTCGAGTGCGTCGTGGCGAATTCTTGTTTGTAACCGGTCACTCCGGCGCCGGCAAAAGTACCCTGTTGCGCCTGCTGCTGGCCATGGAACGCCCGACCACCGGCAAGTTGCTGCTGGCAGGCCAGGACCTGGCCACCATCAGCAATGCGCAGATTCCGTTCCTGCGCCGTCAGATCGGCGTGGTGTTCCAGAATCATCAATTGCTGTTCGACCGCACGGTATTCAACAACATTGCGTTGCCATTGCAGATCCTCGGATTGTCCAAGGCCGAGATCGTCAAACGCGTGGACTCGGCCCTGGAGCGCGTAGCGCTATCGGACAAGACCGATCTCTACCCCGGCGACCTCTCCACCGGCCAGCAACAGCGCGTCGGCATTGCCCGCGCCATCGTCCACCGCCCGGCGCTGCTGCTGGCGGACGAGCCCACCGGCAACCTTGACCCACGCCTGGCCGCCGAGATCATGGGTGTGTTCGAAGACATTAACCGCCTGGGCACCAGCGTGCTGATCGCCAGCCACGACCTGGCGCTGATCGCGCGCATGCGCCATCGCATGCTGACCCTGCAACGCGGCCGCCTGATTGGTGATGGGGAGGCCGGCGTATGA
- the ftsY gene encoding signal recognition particle-docking protein FtsY has product MFGSNDDKKTPAAAGEKKGLFGWLRKKPQETVDEQPQVQPEPPIEPVAAEPVIETEPVAQTPAPVVLPLTEPVLQPVVEAAPEPEPEPEHQPWPELPVAEEPVAFVEDLQADQVAPPIRAVVEPVEVIGEPAAPALIEPEPAAAAAETSKTGFFARLKQGLSKTSASIGEGMASLFLGKKVIDDELLEDIETRLLTADVGVEATAVIIQSLTQKVARKQLTDADALYKSLQAELAAMLKPVEAPLVITPNKPFVILVVGVNGAGKTTTIGKLAKKLQSEGKKVMLAAGDTFRAAAVEQLQVWGERNKIPVIAQHTGADSASVIFDAVQAAKARNIDVLIADTAGRLHTKDNLMEELKKVRRVIGKLDAEAPHEVLLVLDAGTGQNAISQAKQFNQTVQLTGLALTKLDGTAKGGVIFALAKQFGLPIRYIGVGEGIDDLRTFEAEPFVQALFAERERS; this is encoded by the coding sequence ATGTTTGGTTCCAACGACGACAAGAAGACCCCAGCTGCGGCTGGCGAGAAAAAAGGCCTGTTCGGATGGCTGCGTAAAAAGCCGCAGGAAACCGTCGACGAACAGCCGCAGGTTCAGCCTGAGCCGCCCATTGAACCGGTTGCGGCAGAACCCGTAATAGAAACCGAACCGGTTGCCCAAACCCCAGCGCCGGTGGTGCTGCCGTTGACCGAACCGGTATTGCAGCCGGTAGTCGAGGCTGCTCCAGAGCCAGAGCCAGAGCCAGAGCACCAGCCGTGGCCGGAACTTCCGGTGGCTGAAGAGCCTGTCGCCTTCGTTGAGGACCTGCAGGCCGACCAGGTGGCGCCGCCGATTCGCGCAGTGGTCGAGCCGGTCGAGGTTATCGGCGAGCCCGCAGCCCCCGCCCTCATCGAGCCGGAACCTGCCGCCGCGGCTGCCGAAACCAGCAAAACCGGGTTCTTCGCCCGCCTCAAGCAAGGCCTGAGCAAGACCAGCGCCAGTATTGGCGAAGGCATGGCCAGCCTGTTCCTGGGCAAGAAAGTCATCGATGACGAATTGCTCGAAGACATCGAGACCCGCCTGCTCACCGCCGACGTGGGCGTCGAAGCCACCGCCGTGATCATCCAGAGCCTCACCCAGAAAGTTGCACGCAAGCAACTGACCGATGCCGACGCCCTGTACAAATCCCTGCAGGCCGAGCTGGCCGCCATGCTCAAGCCCGTCGAAGCGCCGCTGGTGATCACGCCGAACAAGCCGTTCGTGATCCTGGTGGTTGGCGTCAACGGTGCCGGTAAGACCACCACCATCGGCAAGCTGGCCAAGAAGCTGCAGTCCGAAGGCAAGAAAGTCATGCTGGCTGCCGGCGACACCTTCCGGGCCGCAGCGGTTGAGCAATTGCAGGTCTGGGGCGAGCGCAACAAGATCCCGGTCATCGCCCAGCACACCGGCGCGGATTCGGCCTCGGTGATCTTCGACGCCGTGCAAGCCGCCAAGGCGCGCAATATCGACGTGCTGATCGCCGATACCGCCGGTCGCCTGCACACCAAGGACAACCTGATGGAAGAGCTGAAGAAAGTGCGCCGCGTGATCGGCAAGCTCGACGCCGAGGCCCCCCACGAAGTGCTGCTGGTGCTGGATGCCGGCACCGGCCAGAACGCCATCAGCCAGGCCAAGCAATTCAACCAGACGGTACAACTGACTGGCCTGGCGTTGACCAAGCTCGACGGCACGGCCAAGGGCGGTGTGATCTTCGCCCTGGCGAAACAGTTCGGGTTGCCGATTCGTTATATCGGTGTCGGTGAAGGCATCGACGACCTGCGCACCTTTGAGGCCGAACCCTTTGTACAGGCACTGTTTGCCGAGCGGGAGCGTTCATGA
- a CDS encoding M16 family metallopeptidase, translating into MSDRKSSRLIFPGLIVVTLIAASAVYFLRPSESVASTALEKAESSNTLQSLAELDGKAPTNRKLDVQTWTTAEGAKVLFVEAHELPMFDVRILFAAGSSQDGNVPGLALMTNAMLNEGVPGKDVSQIASGFEGLGADFGNGAYRDMALVSLRSLSDSDKRDAALELFDQVIGKPTFPADSLARIKNQILAGFEYQKQNPAKLANLELFKRLYGEHPYAHPSEGTPQSVPKITLAQLQAFHAKAYAAGNAVIAVVGDLTRAEAEAMTAKVSASLPKGPALAKIAEPTEPKAGLSHIEFPSKQTHLLFAQLGIDRADPDYAALSLGNQILGGGGFGTRLMSEVREKRGLTYGVYSGFSPMQVRGPFMINLQTRAEMSGGTLRLVEEVVADYLKTGPTQKELDDAKRELAGSFPLSTASNADIVGQLGAMGFYNLPLSYLEDFMKQSQALTVEQVKTAMNKHLSADKMVIVTAGPTIAQKPLPPPTDKPAEQPLGVPEH; encoded by the coding sequence ATGAGTGATCGCAAAAGCAGCCGCCTGATCTTCCCCGGCCTGATCGTTGTCACCTTGATCGCTGCCAGTGCCGTGTATTTCCTGCGCCCGAGCGAATCAGTGGCCAGTACGGCGCTGGAAAAAGCCGAGTCGAGCAACACGCTGCAATCCCTGGCGGAACTGGACGGCAAGGCGCCGACCAACCGCAAGCTCGACGTGCAAACCTGGACCACCGCCGAAGGCGCCAAGGTGCTGTTCGTCGAAGCCCACGAGCTGCCGATGTTTGACGTGCGCATCCTGTTCGCCGCCGGCAGCAGCCAGGACGGCAATGTACCGGGCCTGGCGTTGATGACCAACGCCATGCTCAACGAAGGCGTGCCGGGCAAGGATGTCAGCCAGATTGCCAGTGGCTTCGAGGGCCTGGGCGCGGACTTTGGCAACGGCGCTTACCGCGACATGGCGCTGGTTTCCCTGCGTAGCCTCAGCGACAGCGATAAACGCGATGCCGCCCTGGAGCTGTTTGATCAAGTGATCGGCAAGCCGACCTTCCCCGCCGACTCCCTGGCACGAATCAAGAACCAGATCCTGGCCGGTTTCGAGTACCAGAAGCAGAACCCTGCCAAGCTGGCGAACCTTGAGCTGTTCAAGCGCCTGTACGGCGAGCATCCCTACGCGCACCCGAGCGAAGGCACGCCGCAGAGTGTTCCGAAGATTACCCTGGCGCAGTTGCAGGCGTTCCACGCCAAAGCCTATGCCGCGGGTAACGCGGTGATTGCCGTGGTGGGCGACCTGACCCGTGCCGAAGCCGAGGCCATGACCGCCAAGGTATCCGCCTCGCTGCCCAAGGGCCCGGCACTGGCGAAGATCGCCGAGCCGACGGAGCCCAAGGCGGGCCTGAGCCATATCGAGTTCCCGTCCAAGCAGACGCACCTGCTGTTCGCACAACTGGGTATCGACCGCGCCGATCCGGACTACGCAGCCTTGTCACTGGGCAACCAGATCCTTGGCGGCGGTGGTTTCGGCACCCGCCTGATGAGCGAAGTGCGTGAAAAGCGCGGCCTGACCTACGGCGTGTACTCCGGCTTCTCACCGATGCAGGTGCGTGGCCCGTTTATGATCAATCTGCAGACCCGCGCCGAAATGAGCGGCGGCACCCTGCGCCTGGTCGAGGAGGTCGTGGCCGATTACCTCAAGACCGGCCCGACGCAGAAGGAACTGGATGACGCCAAGCGTGAACTGGCCGGCAGCTTCCCGCTGTCTACCGCCAGCAACGCCGATATCGTCGGGCAGCTCGGCGCGATGGGTTTCTACAACCTGCCGCTGAGCTATCTGGAAGATTTCATGAAACAATCCCAGGCCCTGACCGTCGAGCAGGTCAAGACGGCAATGAACAAACACTTGAGCGCCGACAAAATGGTCATCGTGACCGCCGGCCCGACGATTGCGCAAAAGCCACTACCGCCCCCCACTGATAAACCCGCCGAGCAGCCGCTCGGGGTTCCGGAGCATTAA
- the rpoH gene encoding RNA polymerase sigma factor RpoH: MTTSLQPVYALAPGANLEAYVHTVNSIPLLTPEQERELAESLYYEQDLGAARQMVLAHLRFVVHIARSYSGYGLAQADLIQEGNVGLMKAVKRFNPEMGVRLVSFAVHWIKAEIHEFILRNWRIVKVATTKAQRKLFFNLRSQKKRLAWLNNEEVHRVAESLGVEPREVREMESRLTGHDMAFDPAAEADDDSAFQSPANYLEDHRYDPARQLEDADWSDNSNHNLHEALEVLDDRSRDILYQRWLAEEKATLHDLAQKYNVSAERIRQLEKSAMNKLKLSIAA, encoded by the coding sequence ATGACCACTTCTTTGCAACCTGTCTATGCCTTGGCGCCGGGTGCGAACCTGGAAGCCTATGTGCACACGGTCAACAGCATTCCATTGCTGACGCCGGAGCAGGAGCGTGAACTGGCCGAGAGTCTCTACTATGAGCAGGATTTGGGGGCGGCTCGGCAGATGGTGCTCGCCCACCTGCGTTTTGTCGTACATATCGCCCGTAGCTATAGCGGCTACGGGCTGGCCCAGGCTGACCTGATCCAGGAAGGCAACGTCGGCCTGATGAAGGCTGTGAAACGCTTCAACCCTGAAATGGGTGTGCGCCTGGTGTCGTTTGCCGTGCATTGGATCAAGGCGGAAATCCACGAATTCATCCTGCGCAACTGGCGCATCGTGAAAGTGGCGACCACCAAGGCCCAGCGCAAGTTGTTCTTCAACCTGCGCAGCCAGAAAAAACGCCTGGCGTGGCTGAACAACGAGGAAGTCCACCGCGTGGCCGAAAGCCTCGGCGTGGAGCCCCGTGAAGTGCGCGAGATGGAAAGCCGCCTGACCGGCCATGACATGGCCTTCGACCCGGCCGCCGAAGCGGACGACGACAGCGCCTTCCAATCGCCGGCCAACTACCTGGAAGACCACCGGTACGACCCGGCGCGTCAACTGGAAGACGCCGACTGGAGCGACAACTCCAATCACAACCTGCACGAAGCGCTGGAAGTGCTCGACGACCGCAGCCGTGACATTCTCTACCAGCGCTGGCTGGCGGAAGAAAAAGCCACGCTGCACGACCTGGCGCAGAAGTACAACGTGTCGGCCGAGCGGATTCGTCAGCTTGAGAAAAGCGCGATGAACAAGTTGAAACTGTCGATTGCTGCTTAA
- a CDS encoding hydrolase, whose amino-acid sequence MKSFAEKFTPAFGLGNPHLQTLWGPLWRPTTHIERQRERLWLDDGDFLDLDWHGPHDAHAPLVLVLHGLTGSSNSPYVAGLQKALATQGWASAALNWRGCSGEPNLLARSYHSGASEDLAAAIAHLRAKRPLAPLYAVGYSLGGNVLLKHLGETGEASALQGAVAVSVPFRLDQCADRIGLGLSRFYQKHFMREMLAYIRIKQSRFLRDGQADGLKALEALGSLEKMRTFWDFDGRVTAPLHGFLSAEDYYRRASSRYYLGGIRTPTLIIQAADDPFVFAHSLPEASELSECTEFELLAKGGHVGFVDGSLKRPTYYLERRIPQWLLA is encoded by the coding sequence ATGAAGTCTTTTGCTGAGAAATTCACCCCCGCTTTCGGCCTCGGCAACCCCCACCTGCAAACCCTGTGGGGTCCGCTGTGGCGTCCCACCACGCATATCGAACGCCAACGCGAACGCCTGTGGCTGGACGACGGCGACTTCCTCGACCTCGACTGGCACGGCCCGCACGATGCGCACGCGCCTTTGGTACTGGTACTTCACGGGCTGACCGGCTCCTCCAACTCGCCTTATGTAGCCGGTCTGCAAAAAGCCCTCGCCACTCAAGGCTGGGCCAGCGCAGCGTTGAACTGGCGTGGTTGTTCGGGGGAGCCGAACCTGCTGGCTCGCAGTTATCACTCCGGCGCCAGTGAAGACCTGGCGGCGGCGATTGCCCATCTGCGGGCCAAGCGACCGTTGGCGCCGTTATATGCGGTGGGCTATTCGCTGGGCGGCAACGTGCTGCTCAAGCATCTGGGGGAAACCGGCGAGGCCTCGGCGCTACAAGGCGCGGTGGCGGTGTCGGTGCCGTTTCGCCTGGACCAGTGTGCGGACCGTATCGGCTTGGGCCTCTCGCGGTTTTATCAGAAACACTTCATGCGCGAAATGCTGGCGTACATCCGGATCAAGCAAAGCCGGTTTCTAAGGGATGGACAGGCAGACGGGCTCAAAGCCCTGGAGGCGCTCGGTTCACTGGAAAAGATGCGTACGTTCTGGGATTTTGATGGCCGGGTGACCGCGCCACTGCATGGTTTCTTGAGTGCCGAGGATTACTACCGCCGCGCGTCGAGCCGCTATTACTTGGGTGGTATTCGCACGCCGACGCTGATCATCCAGGCGGCTGATGATCCGTTTGTGTTTGCTCATAGCTTGCCCGAGGCGAGTGAACTGTCGGAGTGCACTGAGTTTGAGTTGCTGGCCAAGGGTGGGCATGTGGGATTCGTGGATGGATCGCTCAAACGCCCGACCTACTACCTTGAGCGCCGCATCCCCCAATGGTTACTGGCATAA
- the rsmD gene encoding 16S rRNA (guanine(966)-N(2))-methyltransferase RsmD, which yields MASSSRPKKPVHNVHNGVGQLRIIGGEWGSRKLSFPDVVGLRPTPDRVRETLFNWLAPYIAGAKVLDPFAGSGALFLEALSRGASQAQALDASNVAVSSLKEHLGTLRCTNGQVQTADALRYLETQAASEYDVVFLDPPFNQNLLPAVCTLLEERQWLAPDAWIYTESETAPSTLGLPGAWRLHREQKSGRVYYALWHRNIA from the coding sequence ATGGCCAGTTCATCTCGCCCGAAAAAACCTGTCCACAACGTGCATAACGGTGTGGGCCAACTGCGCATCATTGGCGGCGAATGGGGCAGCCGCAAGCTGAGCTTCCCCGACGTCGTCGGCCTGCGTCCGACGCCAGACCGTGTGCGCGAAACCCTGTTCAACTGGCTCGCGCCGTACATCGCCGGCGCCAAGGTGCTGGACCCGTTCGCCGGCAGCGGCGCTTTGTTCCTGGAGGCGCTGTCCCGTGGCGCGTCCCAGGCCCAGGCGCTGGATGCGAGCAACGTCGCCGTCTCGAGCCTCAAGGAACACCTGGGCACCTTGCGTTGCACCAACGGCCAGGTGCAAACCGCCGACGCGCTGCGTTACCTGGAAACCCAGGCGGCCAGCGAGTACGACGTGGTGTTCCTTGACCCGCCGTTCAACCAGAACCTGCTACCGGCCGTCTGCACGCTGCTGGAAGAGCGCCAATGGCTGGCGCCGGATGCATGGATCTACACTGAAAGCGAAACCGCGCCTTCCACTCTCGGCCTGCCGGGCGCCTGGCGCCTGCACCGGGAACAGAAGTCCGGACGGGTGTATTACGCACTGTGGCATCGCAACATCGCCTGA
- the ftsX gene encoding permease-like cell division protein FtsX — protein MSATRSPKVSERVAPKPADPQPKKKKHDHDDDGPDFGTLLRAWIESHRASLLDSLRRLGKQPIGSFFTCLVMAVALSLPMGLSLLLNNVERLGGSWQRAAQISLYLNLDASTQQGEALRNDIKNMPGVADAEYVSRDQALEEFQQQSGLGEALKELPQNPLPGVVLVTPNEVDKTALEALRQKLAALPKVQQAQLDLVWVERLAAILKLGDRFVFGLTVLLVSALLLVIGNTIRLHIENRRTEIEVIKLVGGTDSYVRRPFLYMGALYGFGAGILSWGVLAFGLDWLNDAVVGLAGLYGSDFALAGVPVADGLSLLLGAVLLGYIGAWIAVARHLRELAPK, from the coding sequence ATGAGTGCGACACGCAGCCCTAAGGTCTCCGAGCGTGTGGCGCCGAAACCGGCCGATCCGCAACCGAAGAAGAAAAAACACGATCACGACGACGACGGCCCGGACTTCGGCACCCTGTTGCGTGCCTGGATCGAAAGCCATCGCGCCAGCCTGCTCGACAGCCTGCGCCGCCTGGGCAAGCAACCGATCGGCAGCTTTTTCACCTGCCTGGTGATGGCCGTGGCTTTGAGCCTGCCGATGGGCTTGTCGCTGTTGCTCAATAATGTCGAGCGCCTGGGCGGTTCCTGGCAGCGTGCGGCGCAGATTTCGCTGTACCTGAACCTGGATGCCAGCACCCAGCAAGGCGAAGCGCTGCGCAATGACATCAAGAACATGCCTGGCGTGGCGGATGCCGAGTACGTCAGTCGCGACCAGGCCCTTGAGGAGTTCCAGCAACAATCCGGCCTGGGCGAAGCACTTAAAGAGCTGCCGCAGAACCCGCTCCCGGGCGTGGTGCTGGTGACCCCGAACGAAGTCGACAAGACCGCCCTGGAAGCCCTGCGACAAAAACTCGCAGCGCTGCCCAAGGTGCAACAAGCCCAACTTGATCTAGTCTGGGTAGAGCGCCTGGCGGCGATCCTCAAGCTGGGCGACCGCTTCGTGTTCGGGTTGACGGTGCTGTTGGTGTCTGCATTACTTTTGGTGATAGGTAATACCATTCGTCTTCATATTGAAAACCGTCGCACCGAGATAGAAGTGATTAAACTGGTCGGCGGCACAGACAGCTATGTGCGTCGTCCTTTTCTGTACATGGGCGCGCTTTATGGCTTCGGTGCGGGGATTTTGTCCTGGGGCGTGCTGGCGTTTGGCCTGGATTGGCTGAACGACGCGGTGGTCGGGCTTGCCGGGCTCTACGGCAGCGATTTTGCGTTGGCCGGCGTGCCGGTCGCCGATGGTTTGAGCCTCTTGCTTGGCGCGGTATTGTTGGGGTATATCGGTGCCTGGATTGCAGTCGCACGGCATTTGCGTGAGCTGGCGCCGAAGTAA